The following nucleotide sequence is from Halogeometricum borinquense DSM 11551.
TATTGAAGGCCTCGGCACTCATAGGGTTCGTCACTACCGAGTGCCTAGTTCGGTTCGGAACGGTGCCGTCGTCATCGGCCACGCGGAGGTACCGGAGCCATCGTCAAGAGCATTCCGAGAGTCCGCTCGAACTACGTGTCAAACCCCGTCCGGCATCGCGTGGTTCTCCTCGTCGGCGAGATTGTGGAGCCGGTCCGTGCGGCCGGCGTCGAACTGTGACTGGCATTGAGCCACCCACGACCCAGAGCGTTCAGCGGAGTTCGGCGTGTGGGCTGTGGTTGTCGTCTCGGGCGTCGGCTTTGGTTCGGTCGCGTGTCGGGTATGTGTGCTCACGTGTGAATGGTGTTGTGGGACGGTCTGATGGCTGTACGGCCGGAAAACAGTTATTCGCGTACAGATACGACCGACATGAGGTATCAACACATCCGAAGACAAACATAATAAATGTTACTGTACAATTTGACGATTTGTTTCTCACCCGCTGGCGAGCGATAGAGTGGAGTGTTTCAGAACGTGAGCGGTTCCGACTCGATCATCTCGACGTTGGTAAACTCGAACCGGACGCCACCGTCGGGACTCTCCGCGAGCGACACCGTCCAGCCGTGAGCCTCGGCGATGCTCTTGACGATGTTGAGTCCGAACCCGGTTCCGTCCTCGTTCGTCGAATATCCCGCCTCGAACACTTCCTGACGGTCAGCGGCCGGAATACCGGGTCCGTCGTCCTCGACGGCGAACCCGGAATCTATCGGCCTGACGATGATAGTGACGTCTGACCCTGCGTGTTCGCGGCTGTTTCGGAACAGGTTCTCGAACAACTCGCGCAGTCGGCTTCGGTCACACGCGACCGTTCTGAGGTCATCGAGCAGTCTGAGCGTTGCTGACGGCGACCCGGCCGTCTCCCAGGCATCTTCGGCGACAGTCTCGAGTGGTACCTTGTCGAACTCATCGATTGCCGTTCCTTGCTGTGCGAGCGTCAGCAAGTCTTCGATGAGTTCGTTCATGCGCGCTAGCGCGTCTGCGACTCGGTCGAAGTACTGTTCGTCGCCGTGTTCCTGTGCGAGTTCGAGGAAGCCCTCCGCGACGTTCAGCGGGTTGCGCAAGTCGTGTGAAACAGCCCCTGTGAACTCCTCTAACCGTTGGTTCTGTCGTGCCAGTTCGCGCTCGCGTTCTGCGAGTTGTTCGTGGGTTTCTATCGAAGTAATTGCGTGACCAATCGTGTCTCCGAGTTCTGAAAGAACCTCCTTTTCACGTTCGTCGAAGACGTTCTGTCGGTCCGCATAGATGCTGATGAGACCGTACACGGTTTCGTCGTCACGTATCGGCACGACTGCCAGCGATTCGGCATCGAGCGCCTCGAACTGATCCCACCACGGTTGCATCGTCGGGTCCTCGAATACGTTCGGAATACACTGTATCTCGCCGCTCTTGATCGCTCGGCCTCCTGCTCCCTTGCCGGTCGGGTCGTCGTCTACGGTGACGACGAGCGATTCAAAATACTCCTCGTCGAATCCAGTCCACGCAACGGGTCGAACGCGCGAGTCAGTTGGGTCGTATCGACCAATCCACGCGGCGTCGTACGGGCCTGATTCGATCACGCGGTCGCAGACTGCCTGTTCGAGCGCAGATCGCTCGGAGTTGCTCACGAGCTCTTGGGTTGCGATTCGCAGCGTGTCGTTGATGCGATTCAACTGTTCTAGAGAACGCTGTTGCTCCAACCCCCGAGCATCGTAGACACCGACCAACAACCCGATGAGCGCCCCAGCCGTTGCAACGTTGAGCATCGGGACCACTGGGTCTATCAACGGAAATCCTCGGATGACGGTGGCGACGAACACCCAGCCGCCGAGTATCGTGAGCGCTACGACGCCGGCGCTCATCCACGCCAGTATCCGCCCCACAAACTGGTTTCCGACGAACTGCCCACGGGTTATTAGCACACCAACGAATAGTAACGAAGTTGATAGAACGAGCGGAAACAACTCCACAGTCAACTGCGCTGGTTCTGCGAACAGTCCGATGGTGTTGTACAGGTGATACAGGCTGGGGAGCAGACCGATACAGATGACAAACCAACCCCCAGTGCGTGCCGAGATCCCCCTCATTGGCGTACCTGACGCCGGCTTCGTGATATAAATTTCGGCAACAAGTTAGAAAACAAACATTACTGCGACGGTGGTATTCGGTTACTTTGTGGGCGGAAAGTACACTTTGTCGAGTGGTGGGGTAATTTGCTGTACGAACTCAGACAATAATTATGTTAATTGGTATTCTGGGGCAGTAACCAATAGATGATGGGTGGACGGATGGCCGACTCACAGACGGCATCGGCCGACGACCGCTGCTTGCATGGTATCTACGGGAGATCCGTGTACAGCAATGTCTCTATCTTCCATCAGACGGGCACGCTCGGAGACCGACAACGTCTGACTTCCGCCCTCTCTCGCACCCCAAGGGAGGTCCGCAAAAAGGAACGCGTCACGACGTAACGTGGCCGCAGGCCCTCTCGTGGTTTGGCTCTCTCGTCGCATCTGTAGCGGAGTCGTCATCCGATCGCACGGTATCGAACAGATGAGACGCGTGCTGACGTGCAGGCGCGACTATACCTTCCGAGCGAAAGCGAGCGTTCCGCTGGTACGTTCGATGATCGCGCGGACCGTGTCGCCCTCGCGTGCACCGGTGACGAAAATCGTGTACTTGCCCTTCTCGGCAACCCCGTCACCCTTGCGACCGGTGCCGGTAATCTCCAGTTCGTACGTCTTGCCCTCCTCGATGGCGGGTCCGGTCTGCGTTTGCGTTTTCGCGGCCTGTTTCTGAACCGGCCGGAACGCACCACACGCCTCACAACGGAGCATGTCCACGCCGTCCTCGGTGACGAGACGCGTGTCCGGCAGGCCACACTCCGTACAGGTGACGTACTCGGCGACGTATTCGTCGATGGCCGCCTCGAAGTTTGCGACGCTGAACGACCCGTTGTATCGGGCACGGTCACCGTCGAACTGGCCGTTCGTCCCGAGCTCTCGCTGGATGTTTCGGTGGAGATGGCTCGCTTCGCGCCCGAGGGCGTCAGCGATCTGCCCGAGGTTGGTCAGTCGGGTGAACGCGCCGTCTGTCTCGCCTTCGGGGTCGGGAACGCTGAGGCGTGACTCTTCGTAGTTTCGCTCCGGAAGTGTGTCGAACGCTCTGTCGAGAGAATCTGCGTAGTCCATACGCACGAGAATGGGTGCGGACCTAAAGCCGTTCCGTGTGCCGTGGTTAACGCGGACACGCCGGCGATGGGAGCAAAACTCCGTCATACGGGCCTCTCAGCACTTTCTCTGGGGGTCCGACAGATTCGGCCTGAATCAGGCTCTTCACCCGCCGGTTCGAGTGATATCGAGTGTTTCGATCAGTGGGAGCGCGCGTTCGTAGCGCGTCGCTCGTGTCTTCCCGCGGACGACGCCCCAGACGGTCACCGTCTCGTTCTCCAACAGACGGACGCTCATCGAGTCGTCGAACAGCGTCCCGATTTCCCACCGGCAGGCCACCGCGTCAGTCCACTCGTCGGCCTCCGTTTCGGCCACGAGGAGGTCAATCTGAAACGTCTCTTCGCGTTCTTTCACGCTATCAACTGTCCCCTCGTATCGAACGGCGTCGCCGCTGAATGCCGCGGTGTCGGCCGCCAACTCGTGATACGGAATGCGCGTCGCGTTGGCCGGACGGTCGCCCCCCGACGCGGACTGCCGACTCGGCATCGCTTCGTTCATCCGGGTCTGGTTCGTCACGTTCGGGTCGAACGAGACATCCATCCTCGGTAGTCGCCCGCGCAAGTCGGTCATATGGCGGCGGATAGCGGCCCGTGCCTCCGGCGACGACTGCACGTAGTCCGACAGTCGCTCGACGGCTAGATAACTGCCGAGACCCACGAGAACGTACGATGCAACCGTCTTCACCGCTTCTCGACGGTCGATCTCCTCTGTCTCCTCTTCATCGTCGTCGGCGTCGTCACCGTCACCGTCTACGGGTTCACCTAACCAGTCGGTTTCCTGTTCTTCCTCTGTCGTCTCATCATCTTCGGGTTCGACACCCGCCTCGCGCAGTTCCACGGCGAGACCGCTCGCGTCGAACGTTGCGATTCCCGGTGGAATGACCCCCGAGTTGAGACCGGTCTTGGCGGCGACGACGTGCGGTTCCACCTCGTCGCGGTCGCAGGCGTTGACGAACACGCGCAACTGTCGCTCCGTCGCGCCGTCGGCATCGACCCACGTCCGAACCGTCCGTGTGGCCCCCTCGTCTGTCTCCCCTACCGCTTCGACGTGTATATCCGGGCCACTGAATGTGAGAGTCGTTTCGTATCCCCGCTCCTCCCAGAGTCGCTGTACCAACGAGGCGACATCTACTGCTGACGCATTCGATATCACCTCGTGTATCGACCCCTCTCTCATCATCAGATCTCAATGATAGGGGCAAAATACTGTTCCGGCCTGAGTATCAATCTTGATTTTACTGTTATGCCTAATTGACAGAAATCTCCAGCAGGCCGATCTTCGAACGGGCCGCGTTTGGTCTAGCGTCGATATCGGTTCTTCACTCAGCGTCGATACCGGTCTTCATCGACGACGGCGGCGCGTTCGCGCTCGGCGCGCGCATCGTCCACCGAATCGTTTGCCACCAATCTATCGAGTTTCCGTTCGAACTCCGCTTCGGTGATTTCGTCTTCGACGTACTGCCGTTTCAGCGACGCCAGCGCGTCCTCTCTTCGTTCTTCGGGCGTCGGTTCGGGTTCGGAGAACACGTCGGCGACGCCGAACATTCGGAGGATGGGGAACATCCGCTCGGCGCGCCGGGCGATAGACTCGACTCGGCCACCACGGGGGAGCGACGCCTGTCGGGCGAGACCGTAGACGACCCCAACGGATGAGACGACGGCAACGATGACTGAGAGGGCGAATACGGGGAGTTCGGGAAAGGCGAGGTCGAGGAGTACGGTGACGAGCGACCCGCTGAGGAACGCACCGCCGACAACGACGGCGGCGTACGCGAGGAGAACGACCGCGAGCGTCCCTGAGACGAGGAGCGACAGGAACGACACCAGTACCAGTCGATTCCGGAGGACCATGTGACCGTGTCCGTTCCCGACCCGGCTATATCTATCGGATAATAGTGCGTAATGACACGTTTCGTTTCTTTCGTCTCGTCTCGGGTCACACGATACACTCGATAGGATGTCTATACTCATCCCCGCGGATTACGACCTCTTTTTCGATATGAGTATTCCCGCGCGACGCCTCCGCTCAGCGGTGGTCGTCCTCGTCGTCCTCGTCATCGGGGCGAGCGTCGGCGTCGGTGGTGTCACCTTTCTCGATACTAACTGGTTGTTCCCCACTTCGGATTCGACATCGCCGCCGGCTGCGACACCTGATGCGACGGCGGATGCCGCAACACAGACGCCCGCTGCACCAACCACGACCCCACGTCCGTCTTCCGCGGCGAACACTACGTGGAAAGAGTACCAACTCGTCGCCGTCTTCCGGAATGACGATATCAAACCGAACCCTGACCCGACGACGATGCAGGCGGTTGACCGCGTGTTCGCTGACGAGAATGTCCCGGTGACGAACGCAGTCATCCCGTTCCCCGGCGGCGAGCCCATTTCCTCATCCAAGGAGACGTGCAGTTACCTCCGCGAGCTTCGCCGTGACAACCCTACCACGTTTGAGTTCGCTCTCCACGGCTATACTCACGAGAAGCGAACGGAGTTCTACGGGGCCAGTGAGTTTGGGTCCGTCCCATCCGAGACACAGCAGGAGTGGATAACAGTCGGAACCAGGGAACTTACGGTGTGTACGGGTGTCCGGCCAACGACGTTTGTCCCGCCGATGAATACCTATGACAAGAACACGACGCGGGCGGTGGCTGCGTCGAATCTCACTGTTATCTCCGGTGGGTCGTGGTTCACTGAACCCTACTACGGCGAACGAGGTGTGTTCCGAGCGAGTAATGTTGTTCACGTCGGTAATACCACGGGATATGTGGCAAACTGGACGACAATGGAGACGAAGTCTCGCTCCGACTTGCGCGCAGACTTCGACAAGGCGTATGCTGAGGGAGGTACGTATGCGATGATGCTTCACTACCCTCACTTCGACACCGCGGAACGTCGGAGTGATCTCCGAGCACTGCTCCGCTACGCGAAGTCACACGACGGTGTTCGCTTCATGACGGTCGGAGAAGTCGGGTCACGTCTCTCGAACGAGACGATGGAACGAACGGACGAGGGGTGGCGCGTCCTCGAATCGGAACGTTAGAACCGCTCGTCGGCACGTTCACGCGCCGCGGCGGCGACGAACGGGAGCGTGATGGTGGCGTCGCCGACGACGGTGACGTTTTTGGCGGATTTCTCCAGTTTCCCCCACGACCGGGCCTCGTCTAACGTCGCGCCCGACAGCCCGCCGGTGTGATCGGGGTCCATCGTCAATTGGACGCCGTAGTCGTACGCGTCAGGGATGGTCAGCATCGTCTGGAGGACGTAGTTTTTCGGTACGCCGCCGCCGACGACCATCGCTCCAGCTTTCTCCGCCTCGAACGCGAGGTCTGAGAGATGCGTCATATCCGTGAGGGCGTCCAGCGTGAACTCGGACGTCTGCGAGTAGATCCACGCCTGAATGCCCAGCACGGAGTCCTGAATCGCCGGACAGTAGATGGGCACGTCGTGTTCGTAGGCCGCGGCGGCGATGCCGGCGTCCTCTTCGATTCCCTCCGCTCGATTGCGTTCGAGGTTCGCCCGCCCGAGTTCGGCGGTGAACTCCCGAATCGACACCGTGCGTTCGATTTCGGGGAACACGTTCTCGCGGAGGTGGCTCTCGAACAGGGCGAAGTACTCCTGCGGGAGATAGACGTTGTAGATGCGGTCTACTTGCTCGTCGCGCAAGTGTTCGTCGTGGTCGCGCAGCGTCTCACCCGTCGGTTCTGCGTCCTCGTTCGTTGGATGCGGATCGTGCGGTTCCGCCCGCCCGTGATGGTGTTTGCCGCCGATAGCCTCGATAGCGTCGTGAGTCAGATTCGCCCCCGTCGTGACGAGCGCGTCGATGTGGCCCTCTCGGATGAGGTCAACGACAATCTGACGCATCCCTGCCGGTACCATCGCGCCAGCGAGACCGAACAGATTCGTCACGTCGTCTCTGCCGATCATTTCGGCGTACACGTCCACCGCACGCTGGAGGTTCGCCGCACCGATGCCCGCCTTGCCGTACTCGCCCGCGAGTTCGCCGACGCTCATGCCTCCACGGACCTGTGCGTGACCGATTGGGTTCTCGTGGAACTCCTCGCGGTGTGGTGGGTGGTATTCGTCGTGGTCGTCCGTATCCTCGTGACCGTCGTCGCTCATATCTCTCGGTGCGCATCCCGTCTGTTTAGTGGTCGCGGTCCGCGCCAAATCGCGCCGCCTACAATCCGGTCGGGAAGTCCAGATACGTCGTCTCTAGTCCCCACTCCTGCGCGAGCGCCGCGAGGTTACGCACACCGAACGTCTCAGTCGCGTAGTGTCCCGCCAAGAAGACGTTCAGGCCTGCCTCGCGCGCCTCGTGGTACACTTGCTGTTTCCCCTCGCCGGTTACGAGTGCGTCCGCACCGACGGCCTCGGCCTCCGAGAGCCAATCGACGCCGGAACCGGTGACGATTGCAATCTCGGAAATCTCGTCGGGGCCGAAGTCGAGTACCTGCGTCGGAGTACCGCCGTTGTCGAACTCGTCTAACGCCTCACGAAGCTTCTCGACTGAGTACGGCTGAGAAGCCTGCCCGCGTTGTCCGATGTGGACTGGACCCATCTCTCCGAACGGTTCGCGGGCCTCCAGTTCGAGCTGGTCCGCGACGCCCGCGGCGTTGCCCAGCGATTGGTGGCCATCCAACGGAAGATGCGAGACGTAGAGACCGATGTCGTTTTCGACCAACGGTGCAATACGGTCGTACTCCTGCCCGGTCACGCGGTCCAGTCCCCCCCAGATGAGGCCGTGGTGGGTCACGAGGAGGTCCGCGCCCGCCTCCACCGCCGCTTCGATGGTTGCTTCGGCGGCGTCAACGGCGAAGGCGACGTGTTCGACTGTCCCCGACTCGCTCCCGACCTGTAGCCCGTTCGCGCTAGCGTCAACGTCCGCGTACGCGTCGGTGGCGAGTTTCTCGTCGTACCGTGCGATTACGTCGGCGCGGTCCATCGTCATAGGCGACTCGTGGACCGCCCGTGGCTTGTATCCCGTTGGTTCGGATGCTTGTGGGGGAGGAGCCGACACGCTCGCAGAGCAAGGATGACAAACGTCCAAACAGAACGACGGGGGCAGAGTGGCACCGGCCGTGATACCAGTGTCTTGGATTGCTACTCCGCGTTTTCGGTGTTTTAGCTCTCTATTCCGCGTTTTCGGCGTCTTGGCCACCTTCGTCGTCGGCGCTCGCGTGCGAAAAGACGAACTCGCGGAGGAGCTTCCCACCCAATGACGCGGCTTGGCCGTCGTCGCGGTCGTTCACCTCGACAACGTCGAAGCCGTCTGCGTTGGGTGCGACGGTTCGGACTACGTCGCGCATCTCTCGCGGAGCCATCCCGAACGGTTCTGGTGTTCCCGTTCCCGGCGCGAACGCGGGGTCCGCGCCGTCGATGTCCACGCTGAGGTAGACTGATCGCCCGTCCAAGCGGTCACCGAAGTCGAAATCGGCAACGGCTTCGGGAGCGACGACGGTCACGTCTTCGGCCTCGGCGCGGTCCCATTCCTCTGGCGACCCGGTTCTCGCACCGAGGATGATCGCTTCCTCGGCGCCGAGAGTGTCGAGGACGCGTCGAGTGATGGTCGCGTGACTCCACTCGTTGCCGTCGTACTCGGATCGTAAGTCGAGATGCGCGTCGAGACAGACGAACACGTCGGGTTCGACGGCGTCTACACCGGCGTAGGTGACGGTGTGTTCGCCGCCGAGGAGAAGCGGAACGGCGTCGTCGAATCGTACGTCTCGGAGTGTTCCAGCGACCCACTCGACGTACTCTTGGGCGTCGTCCCACGGGTGGATATCGCCCTCATCGTGGACACAACAGTCGGAAAAGTGCAGGTCGGTCCGCCGGTCGTAGTCGTCGAACGTCCGGGCGAACCGCCGGATTCTCTCGGGACCAAATCGGGTCCCAGGTCGGAACGTTGTCGAGATATCCAGCGGGGCGCCCACGACGACGTACGCGGCGTCGTCACGTGATGCGGTTGCCCCGGGAAACATCCCGATTAGACGATCTTTCGCTGACCTTCGTATTCGAGGTACTCGATCTCGTCCTCGGGCGAGAGGTCCTCGTCCTCGGGGATACGCATCGTGAACGTCTCGTACGTGCTGAGGTCCATGATCTGCGCGTCAGAGCCCGTCACAGAGACGACCTGTCCCTGTTTGCGCTCGATGATCGGCACCCACACCTTCGCGTCAACGGGCTGGCTGAGCGAGCGTTTCTTACTGTCGAAGACGCCCTTACCCTCGATTCGGGCCTTTGCACTGCCGTGCTTGCCGGGTTTGGCCGTGCTGTACGCATTAATTTTACACGGCGACTCATCCATCATCACGTAGCTACCTTCTTGAAGTTCGCGGACCTGCTTCTGTTCTTTAGGCATATCTGCGCGTTATCGGCAGACCGGTATAAACGGTTTGGAAACGGTTTATCCCCGCGTTCACCCTCGTGAACGGGTCACGAACGTGACGACGAGACGACTCGCTCTCGTCGCTGCTGAACCGCTATCGAACGACACGAACGTCTGTCCTGTTTGAAACGGTGTTAACGATATTCACGTGATAGAGTACATCGGTGGGGAGGGAGAGTTTCGAACCATGCCGCAGGATACGACTGCTCGCACCGACGCCGCTGTCAGTACTGTCGTCTACCGTCTTCGTCTGCCGCAGGGAGAGTCTCTCGCACGCCGCCTCCTCGCCGCTGAGTACGACCCCGACGAAGGGCGCGGCCTCCTCCCGTCGGCGGTCGCCGCCTTCCGCATTGTTCGCCGTCGTCTCGGGTACGACGTCCCGCCGCTCTGCGATGCGGCCGAGACGCTCGATATCGACCCCCGCGACGTCGTCGCGGCGGAGCGAACGTTGGCCGCGTCGCTCTCGCCGCCCGCCGACGAGGACGAACAGCAACGACTGGACGACGCAATTCAGTCCATCCGAAACCGTCTTCAGACGGCTGAAGATGATGGAAATCCGGGGCATCACGGCCGGATGGTGTGTCCGGGAGAGAGCGCCGCTGAACTCCGCGCGCACCTCGACCGATTAGAAGCCGACCGGTCGATGGCGCGCCTGGGATTCACGCTGTACGACCTCGCTCACGGGAACAGCATCGCCCGAACGGGACGACGGCCACAGAGCGGCGCGGACCACGCGTAAGTACGCGATAGCTGGTTACTCAGGCTTCGTTCTCCGTATCTAACCATCCGTCCACGCCACCCGGCCCGTCTTCGTCGCGTCCGTCGCGTTCTCGTGAGAGACTTCCGAGGATACCCACCGCGACGTTCGGGAGCGTGACCGCAAGGAGTACTCCCGTCGTCGCTTCACCGGGTGTATCGAACAACGGAGCGAGATATTCGAACGGGAACGGAAGCGTCCCGCCGCCGACGACGGCGAGTGCGACCAGGCCCGGGATGAGAACGATGCCCCACGTGAGCGCAGACAGCAGTCCGTGCCACGCCCCGTCGGCGGGATCTGGGCCAACTAGGTAGCCCGCGAAGGCGCTTCCGGCCAGTCCACCGACAAGCGTCACCCTTCCTGTCAATAAAAACACAATCGCTTCGCTGCATGCCGCGAGTGCAAATCCGGCTACCACGGCCCGCCAGCGGGTCATTGGGGGGAAGATACACTACCATCCGCAATAAACGTCCGCCTCCAAAACTCAGCTTTGATAAGTATACTCGATGGGAGAGAACCGACCGTCTCAGTCTTCGCCGCGCTGCTGCCGCATGTTTTGTCGAGTGAACTGTGGCGTCGTTTTGAGGCCTCGTTTTTTGCGGAACGACCGGTAGAGTTGGATGATAATGGGCAGCGTCAACGCCGCGGCGACGGCAGCGGGGACGACGCTGGTTTGGTCGAAGGCATAGAGAATTGCCGTCGAGAGGACGCCGACGGCGAGAAGGAGACCGTAGACGATCCGGCGCGCCAGTTTATCCAGCACGTTGTTTTTGTCCTCGAGTCGGACGTTGACCGTCAGGTTCTCGCGTTCGACGCTATCGAGGACGCGGTCGAGTTTCGGCGGGACGGTGAACATCGCTTCCGTCGTCCGTTGCATCTGTCGTCCGGTATCTGCGACGATCTCTTTGGCCGTCTCCTCGTAGTATCCCTCTTCGCGGAGGTAGTCCGTGGCGACTGAGATGAAGTCGAACTCCTGATCGAGGGTGACGCAGACACCCTCTACGACAGTTGCCACTCGGAGGACGAGTGCGAGGTTTCGCGGTAATCTAAGCGGGAACTCGTAGATGGTGGACTCGACCTGCTCGATAATCTGCTGGACGCGGTACTGTTCGATGTCCTCGCCGCGGGCGTCGGCGATGGCTAACTCCATCACATCGCCCATGACCCGCCGATCCGCTTCGGGCGAGA
It contains:
- a CDS encoding sensor histidine kinase — translated: MRGISARTGGWFVICIGLLPSLYHLYNTIGLFAEPAQLTVELFPLVLSTSLLFVGVLITRGQFVGNQFVGRILAWMSAGVVALTILGGWVFVATVIRGFPLIDPVVPMLNVATAGALIGLLVGVYDARGLEQQRSLEQLNRINDTLRIATQELVSNSERSALEQAVCDRVIESGPYDAAWIGRYDPTDSRVRPVAWTGFDEEYFESLVVTVDDDPTGKGAGGRAIKSGEIQCIPNVFEDPTMQPWWDQFEALDAESLAVVPIRDDETVYGLISIYADRQNVFDEREKEVLSELGDTIGHAITSIETHEQLAERERELARQNQRLEEFTGAVSHDLRNPLNVAEGFLELAQEHGDEQYFDRVADALARMNELIEDLLTLAQQGTAIDEFDKVPLETVAEDAWETAGSPSATLRLLDDLRTVACDRSRLRELFENLFRNSREHAGSDVTIIVRPIDSGFAVEDDGPGIPAADRQEVFEAGYSTNEDGTGFGLNIVKSIAEAHGWTVSLAESPDGGVRFEFTNVEMIESEPLTF
- a CDS encoding translation initiation factor IF-2 subunit beta, giving the protein MDYADSLDRAFDTLPERNYEESRLSVPDPEGETDGAFTRLTNLGQIADALGREASHLHRNIQRELGTNGQFDGDRARYNGSFSVANFEAAIDEYVAEYVTCTECGLPDTRLVTEDGVDMLRCEACGAFRPVQKQAAKTQTQTGPAIEEGKTYELEITGTGRKGDGVAEKGKYTIFVTGAREGDTVRAIIERTSGTLAFARKV
- a CDS encoding SHOCT domain-containing protein, which codes for MVLRNRLVLVSFLSLLVSGTLAVVLLAYAAVVVGGAFLSGSLVTVLLDLAFPELPVFALSVIVAVVSSVGVVYGLARQASLPRGGRVESIARRAERMFPILRMFGVADVFSEPEPTPEERREDALASLKRQYVEDEITEAEFERKLDRLVANDSVDDARAERERAAVVDEDRYRR
- a CDS encoding DUF2334 domain-containing protein, which translates into the protein MSIPARRLRSAVVVLVVLVIGASVGVGGVTFLDTNWLFPTSDSTSPPAATPDATADAATQTPAAPTTTPRPSSAANTTWKEYQLVAVFRNDDIKPNPDPTTMQAVDRVFADENVPVTNAVIPFPGGEPISSSKETCSYLRELRRDNPTTFEFALHGYTHEKRTEFYGASEFGSVPSETQQEWITVGTRELTVCTGVRPTTFVPPMNTYDKNTTRAVAASNLTVISGGSWFTEPYYGERGVFRASNVVHVGNTTGYVANWTTMETKSRSDLRADFDKAYAEGGTYAMMLHYPHFDTAERRSDLRALLRYAKSHDGVRFMTVGEVGSRLSNETMERTDEGWRVLESER
- a CDS encoding deoxyhypusine synthase, with amino-acid sequence MSDDGHEDTDDHDEYHPPHREEFHENPIGHAQVRGGMSVGELAGEYGKAGIGAANLQRAVDVYAEMIGRDDVTNLFGLAGAMVPAGMRQIVVDLIREGHIDALVTTGANLTHDAIEAIGGKHHHGRAEPHDPHPTNEDAEPTGETLRDHDEHLRDEQVDRIYNVYLPQEYFALFESHLRENVFPEIERTVSIREFTAELGRANLERNRAEGIEEDAGIAAAAYEHDVPIYCPAIQDSVLGIQAWIYSQTSEFTLDALTDMTHLSDLAFEAEKAGAMVVGGGVPKNYVLQTMLTIPDAYDYGVQLTMDPDHTGGLSGATLDEARSWGKLEKSAKNVTVVGDATITLPFVAAAARERADERF
- a CDS encoding Nif3-like dinuclear metal center hexameric protein → MDRADVIARYDEKLATDAYADVDASANGLQVGSESGTVEHVAFAVDAAEATIEAAVEAGADLLVTHHGLIWGGLDRVTGQEYDRIAPLVENDIGLYVSHLPLDGHQSLGNAAGVADQLELEAREPFGEMGPVHIGQRGQASQPYSVEKLREALDEFDNGGTPTQVLDFGPDEISEIAIVTGSGVDWLSEAEAVGADALVTGEGKQQVYHEAREAGLNVFLAGHYATETFGVRNLAALAQEWGLETTYLDFPTGL
- the speB gene encoding agmatinase — encoded protein: MFPGATASRDDAAYVVVGAPLDISTTFRPGTRFGPERIRRFARTFDDYDRRTDLHFSDCCVHDEGDIHPWDDAQEYVEWVAGTLRDVRFDDAVPLLLGGEHTVTYAGVDAVEPDVFVCLDAHLDLRSEYDGNEWSHATITRRVLDTLGAEEAIILGARTGSPEEWDRAEAEDVTVVAPEAVADFDFGDRLDGRSVYLSVDIDGADPAFAPGTGTPEPFGMAPREMRDVVRTVAPNADGFDVVEVNDRDDGQAASLGGKLLREFVFSHASADDEGGQDAENAE
- a CDS encoding translation initiation factor IF-5A; translated protein: MPKEQKQVRELQEGSYVMMDESPCKINAYSTAKPGKHGSAKARIEGKGVFDSKKRSLSQPVDAKVWVPIIERKQGQVVSVTGSDAQIMDLSTYETFTMRIPEDEDLSPEDEIEYLEYEGQRKIV
- a CDS encoding DUF5518 domain-containing protein, which codes for MTRWRAVVAGFALAACSEAIVFLLTGRVTLVGGLAGSAFAGYLVGPDPADGAWHGLLSALTWGIVLIPGLVALAVVGGGTLPFPFEYLAPLFDTPGEATTGVLLAVTLPNVAVGILGSLSRERDGRDEDGPGGVDGWLDTENEA